One Rosa chinensis cultivar Old Blush chromosome 5, RchiOBHm-V2, whole genome shotgun sequence genomic region harbors:
- the LOC112166828 gene encoding purple acid phosphatase, whose amino-acid sequence MGVMGFTSASVSSVSSLAAFLVLGFVLNLGVVCNGGKTSTFVRKVEKTVDMPLESDVFKAPHGYNAPQQVHITQGDHVGRAVIVSWVTVDEPGSSKVLYWSANTTKKTAVGKFYTYKFYNYSSPYIHHASIRNLKYNTKYYYEVGIGHTKRQFWFVTPPAVGPDVPYTFGLIGDLGQTFDSNKTLTHYELNPQKGQTVLYLGDLSYADMYPNHDNVLWDSWGRFVERSVAYQPWIWTAGNHELDFAPKIGETKPFKPYTHRYHVPYKASESTAPFWYSIKRASSYIIVLSSYSAYGKYTPQYQWLEEELPKVNRTETPWLIVLMHSPWYNSNDYHYMEGETMRVMYEPWFVKYKVDVVFAGHVHAYERSERISNIAYNIVNGICVPVKDQSAPVYITIGDGGNLEGLATNMTEPQPAYSAYREASFGHATFDIKNRTHAYYSWHRNQDGYAVQADSMWFFNRYYYPVDDSTSAQS is encoded by the exons ATGGGTGTAATGGGTTTTACTTCTGCTTCAGTGAGTTCAGTCTCTTCACTAGCTGCTTTTTTGGTGTTGGgttttgttttaaatttgggGGTGGTTTGTAATGGAGGAAAGACCAGCACTTTTGTGAGGAAAGTGGAGAAAACTGTGGATATGCCTCTAGAGAGCGATGTCTTCAAAGCCCCTCATGGCTATAATGCTCCACAACAA GTTCATATTACACAAGGAGACCATGTGGGAAGGGCTGTGATTGTGTCATGGGTGACTGTGGATGAACCAGGTTCCAGCAAAGTGCTTTATTGGAGCGCAAATACCACGAAAAAGACAGCTGTGGGAAAATTTTACACCTATAAGTTCTACAATTACAGCTCTCCTTACATTCACCATGCATCAATCAGAAATTTAAAG TATAATACCAAATATTACTATGAGGTTGGAATTGGACATACAAAGCGGCAGTTCTGGTTTGTAACTCCTCCAGCAGTTGGGCCAGATGTGCCTTACACATTTGGTCTTATAG GCGATCTGGGCCAGACCTTTGATTCGAATAAGACACTCACTCATTATGAATTAAACCCACAGAAAGGACAAACAGTATTGTATCTTGGTGACCTCTCTTATGCGGATATGTATCCCAATCATGATAATGTCTTATGGGATTCATGGGGAAGATTCGTGGAGCGAAGTGTTGCTTATCAACCTTGGATATGGACTGCAGGGAATCATGAACTTGATTTTGCCCCAAAAATT GGTGAAACCAAACCATTTAAGCCTTACACTCACCGGTATCATGTCCCATATAAGGCATCAGAGAGTACTGCCCCTTTTTGGTACTCGATCAAGAGAGCTTCGTCATACATTATAGTCTTATCTTCATATTCTGCATATG GTAAATACACTCCTCAGTACCAATGGCTGGAGGAGGAGCTACCAAAAGTTAACAGGACTGAGACCCCATGGCTGATTGTTTTAATGCATTCCCCATGGTACAATAGCAACGATTACCACTACATGGAGGGAGAGACCATGAGAGTGATGTATGAGCCATGGTTTGTGAAGTACAAAGTTGACGTGGTATTTGCTGGTCATGTCCATGCCTATGAACGATCT GAGCGTATTTCCAACATTGCATATAACATTGTAAATGGTATTTGTGTTCCCGTGAAAGATCAATCTGCACCTGTGTACATCACCATTGGTGATGGAGGAAATCTTGAAGGCTTAGCTACCAA TATGACAGAACCACAGCCAGCGTACTCGGCTTATAGAGAGGCCAGTTTTGGTCATGCCACTTTTGACATCAAGAACAGAACTCATGCTTACTACAGTTGGCACCGTAACCAAGATGGATATGCAGTGCAAGCTGACTCTATGTGGTTTTTCAACAGATACTACTATCCTGTTGATGATTCTACAAGTGCCCAATCATGA
- the LOC121049289 gene encoding uncharacterized protein LOC121049289 has protein sequence MAFNSFIASGSVPLNFMNIEPLTGSNFKRWKADIEIYLNVNHLDLPMYKTPPEALTIASTSEQQKYFDEWHRLNRVCKNVMKRTMSDSVSGSIEEKELATEFLESIGERFKESDKAQIANLLNKLLNTKYTGSGTIREHILKLVDYAAKLKTLKNPISDEMLIHHTLNSLPTSFEHLNTTYLAQKDKWDINELISICVQVDERIKKEKNEKSVNLVGKPKWKNQKGNNQKGKKFSPTSSP, from the exons ATGGCATTCAACTCATTCATAGCTTCAG GTTCTGTACCTTTGAACTTCATGAACATTGAACCTCTTACTGGTTCAAACTTTAAGAGATGGAAAGCAGACATAGAAATCTACCTAAATGTCAACCACTTAGATTTGCCTATGTATAAGACACCTCCAGAAGCCCTGACTATAGCTAGCACTAGTGAACAACAGAAATATTTTGATGAGTGGCATAGGCTGAATCGAGTATGCAAgaatgtaatgaaaagaacCATGTCTGATTCTGTTAGTGGGAGTATTGAAGAAAAGGAGTTAGCTACAGAATTTCTGGAATCAATTGGTGAAAGATTCAAGGAGAGTGATAAGGCTCAGATTGCAAACCTACTGAACAAATTGTTGAACACCAAATACACAGGATCAGGAACCATTAGAGAACACATCTTGAAACTTGTTGATTATGCCGCTAAGCTGAAAACCTTGAAGAACCCTATTTCTGATGAGATGCTTATTCATCACACCCTAAACTCACTGCCAACGAGCTTTGAACATCTCAACACCACTTACCTAGCTCAAAAGGATAAATGGGACATAAACGAGCTGATTTCGATATGTGTGCAAGTCGATGAAAGAATTAAGAAGGAGAAAAATGAGAAAAGTGTGAATCTGGTAGGCAaaccaaaatggaaaaaccAGAAGGGGAATAATCAGAAGGGAAAGAAGTTCAGCCCTACCTCCAGCCCCTGA